In Dermacentor silvarum isolate Dsil-2018 chromosome 2, BIME_Dsil_1.4, whole genome shotgun sequence, the following proteins share a genomic window:
- the LOC119442790 gene encoding chondroitin sulfate glucuronyltransferase, which produces MILFGRRSSRVVLHKKLVPLGICFGILLSLTAVPFMGCQQRKSPPSAKDGFLSWQQSAPVDDEDFEPVLRLDGHSKTSQANSPEKVALKRPRFYSTELEIREKLLVVVLTSPETIETFGAAVNRTLSGHPNKLIFYACASDGDSSAAALSAPSVLQLPGTKCDSLASHVLRHLSMKNTAKDFDFVFLMRDSTYVNGEKLVSIATHVSVNVEVFLGRSTNGACDLDAGLLLSNGVFKKVLGNLDSCLVGTGEILDDHIAQCIAKVSGVPCSDVFQEQPFYSLNLEKDFGYVPDPATLTTRKDFSAVVTLYPVLTSKYFYRLHHHFSLYNLQKVKRQIAFTEKQIADVAIHLPNDTMGRAEWPLGVEPTLKPSNRFDIIRSVYFNDTHLFWKTDNEVTSLISGAEKLSIEDLKTSAKEFLLNTFPKNNLTIVSTVDGYRKFDPTRGLSYVMHLLLWNETSKAETSRTLEFLRPLGKSEIIGMPYVTEHTRIIMVLFVKEKELDHVAVFIEEYAKTCLEKNDNTMLLLAFLQPAGVPDVFGNIRSFAVSSSNRFRKSNAKLATISIRIPEDRRVPSDFALIDLVVRKLPQDSLILLCQTGMEIRTDYLNRVRMNTVSGVQVFLPIPFTQYHPIITEQDPIAPAFLELKRENGFFDSNNFKHFSFYVSDYWRHRALIAKEVPLAHSSTDLTADHYHDLTFGIVELFLVSKQVHLLRAVEPELRVRYIWRECSDEPNLRAAENCKLSRLYSVGNRGQQAKFLASQTTPAVAGSDVSPSS; this is translated from the exons ATGATACTCTTCGGTAGGCGGTCGTCGAGAGTCGTGCTTCATAAGAAACTCGTGCCACTCGGAATATGCTTCGGAATCCTGCTTTCGTTGACGGCCGTGCCGTTCATGGGCTGTCAGCAGCGGAAGTCGCCGCCCTCCGCAAAGGACGGCTTCTTGAGCTGGCAGCAGTCTGCACCAGTGGACGACGAAGACTTCGAGCCTGTGTTGCGCTTGGACGGCCACTCCAAGACTTCTCAGGCCAACAGCCCGGAGAAAGTGGCTCTCAAACGACCGCGATTCTACAGCACGGAACTGGAGATACGCGAGAAGCTGCTCGTCGTTGTGCTCACATCGCCAGAGACGATCGAGACCTTCGGTGCAGCCGTGAACAGGACGTTGTCCGGTCATCCGAACAAACTGATTTTCTATGCGTGTGCTTCAGACGGAGACAGCTCGGCAGCTGCTCTCAGTGCACCATCGGTATTGCAGCTGCCCGGCACAAAGTGCGACTCTTTGGCGTCTCATGTTCTCAGGCATCTCAGCATGAAGAACACCGCAAAAGACTTCGATTTTGTGTTTCTCATGCGAGATAGCACATACGTAAATGGTGAAAAGCTTGTTAGCATTGCTACTCACGTGAGTGTAAATGTAGAAGTCTTTCTGGGTAGGTCTACAAACGGGGCCTGCGATCTGGACGCTGGCTTGTTGCTGAGCAATGGAGTATTTAAGAAGGTGCTTGGAAATCTTGACTCGTGCCTGGTTGGGACAGGCGAAATCTTGGACGACCACATTGCCCAGTGCATTGCTAAAGTGTCTGGAGTTCCCTGCAGCGATGTTTTTCAG GAGCAGCCTTTCTACTCCTTGAACCTTGAGAAGGACTTTGGCTACGTACCAGATCCGGCAACTCTTACTACAAGGAAAGATTTCAGTGCAGTCGTGACTCTGTATCCAGTGCTGACGTCGAAGTACTTCTACCGCCTGCATCATCACTTCAGTCTCTACAATCTGCAAAAAGTGAAAAGACAAATTGCATTTACGGAGAAACAGATAGCTGACGTTGCTATTCATCTGCCCAATGACACAATGGGACGAGCAGAATGGCCTCTTGGTGTGGAGCCGACATTGAAACCATCCAACAGATTTGACATTATTCGTTCTGTGTACTTCAATGACACCCATCTATTCTGgaaaacagacaatgaagtcaCTAGCCTGATTAGTGGAGCTGAAAAGCTTAGTATAGAGGACTTGAAAACGTCTGCAAAGGAATTTCTCTTGAACACTTTTCCCAAGAATAACCTAACAATCGTTTCTACTGTTGATGGCTATAGAAAGTTTGATCCAACACGAGGCCTTAGCTATGTGATGCACCTTCTGCTTTGGAATGAAACATCCAAAGCAGAGACTTCCAGAACTCTTGAATTCTTGCGGCCCCTTGGAAAGTCAGAAATTATTGGCATGCCTTATGTCACAGAGCATACACGGATCATTATGGTGCTGTTTGTCAAAGAAAAAGAACTGGACCATGTTGCTGTTTTCATTGAAGAGTATGCCAAGACTTGTCTAGAGAAGAATGATAATACTATGCTCTTGCTCGCTTTCCTGCAACCAGCTGGTGTGCCCGATGTGTTTGGAAACATCCGCAGCTTTGCTGTCTCCAGTTCAAACCGGTTTAGAAAGAGCAATGCTAAGCTCGCAACAATCAGTATTAGGATACCAGAGGATCGACGGGTTCCTTCAGACTTTGCACTGATTGACCTTGTGGTGCGAAAGCTGCCCCAAGACTCCCTTATCCTCCTTTGTCAGACAGGAATGGAGATCAGGACTGACTACTTGAACAGGGTCCGCATGAACACAGTGTCTGGTGTCCAGGTGTTCTTGCCTATTCCATTTACTCAATACCACCCCATCATCACAGAGCAGGATCCCATTGCTCCAGCCTTCCTTGAACTCAAGAGGGAAAATGGTTTCTTTGACAGTAATAACTTCAAGCATTTCAGCTTCTATGTCTCAGACTACTGGCGTCACCGTGCACTTATTGCCAAAGAGGTGCCTTTAGCGCACAGCAGCACAGACCTAACAGCTGACCATTACCATGATCTTACCTTTGGCATTGTGGAACTCTTTCTAGTGTCGAAACAAGTTCATCTACTAAGGGCAGTTGAGCCTGAGTTGCGAGTGCGGTACATCTGGAGAGAGTGTAGTGATGAGCCCAACCTCAGAGCAGCTGAGAACTGCAAATTATCTAGACTCTACTCTGTGGGCAACAGAGGACAGCAAGCCAAATTTCTTGCCTCCCAGACCACACCTGCAGTTGCAGGCAGTGATGTTTCTCCTAGTTCCTGA